The window TCCATACAATGTTTTCTATttccatattttatttaaaattttcatcatctgAACAATAATCATGTCACCAACTGTTTATTAATTtagaaaaaatttcattaaattaTCAACTCTAATACCTTTTGGCTTTAACCATGAATTAATCATGTCATCCagcatttattatatatatataaattccgAAGCCAATTGCAAGAATATTGACACAAGGCATGTTTTTGTTTACAGtcatttataattagtttcatttaaattataattattaatttatttatttaatttttagcaATTAAGTCATTTCGACGATGAAGAGATGTCAAAAATCTATAGTTGGTTACAGGGCaaaattttgtgaatcatttTTGTCATTTTCTTATCACATCTTCCAAATATGATCAAGAaaaatcagtcttattatcacgaagataatatcatttgaatattataagaaatattttatttagCTATTTCTTAGTTATCTTTGATGTAGTCGTATCTCATAGATTAATATAAGTAATTATAGGACAATAGTTTGAAAATGAAAAGTTTCCGTTGAATTGAGTCGAACTATCATTTTCGGTGACAGATATATCTCTTCTTCTTAATCTATTAAATACTATAGAAATCGTTGATTTAAAGACATTTGGATCTTTTGAATATCTGATAAGAAAGTATTTTTTATACGAAAggtcagaaaaatggatgatagcATTACATCTATGTGAAGGTGAGAAATTAGTGATAGATTTTTATCGGATGTATTTAcatgtatattattttattaaaataactaTATATTATAGTGGTTATTAATATCAAACATTGACGATCTTAAAAGAATTCTAATAATAGAAAAGAAGGTAGATATTCAAGTGAAACGAATAAGAAAGGTTGCCTACTTGTACTACAAGTAAGTTACATAGGCGTATATAGTTTATAAATTACTATATTAGTAATTTGGTATAaaatgatttgatctgtatttgatttttgatataggTGATTTTGTGAGCACATCCCATGCTTTAAGTCATCAACTGAAGTACAATCTTCaagattataaaaataatctattCTCACATtgtattaaataataaataataaaatgatatgaAAAATATCATCTGATAAAGTATGTTATCCCAAAATCAGATTTATAATTGTACAATTGTCTACGACAAGCAGATAGCTACAATGTCCAAAGTAAgtgcataataatttttataagatAAGAAAGTGGATGCCTAAattgaattatttttatcttgtagattattaagaaaaataaagtcGATGAAGCGACATTAATCTTAATCTTATGTAAGTTAGTCATTGTCCTGAGTTACATATAATTTTTACTTATATCTTGATTGTATGTAATAAGTGTTCCATTTGTTTGTTAATTATATTGTAATAGATTTTAACAATATGGTACATGGAGATACAATAGATACATATGCTAATGTTCTTAATTCGGAAGGCTTGGGTGTCATTATAATCTTATGTATCGTAGATAGTAATATATTCAGAAATCAAGATACATATGCATTCAAgattttcaataattttcttatttaataTAGGATTTTTAGAAATCCTATACTATTGAAATTAGTGATattattttagaaatattttaaAGTATATGATCACAAATTATTAAGACAAAACAACAAGACTAATGAAGGAGGgccaattaaatatatttttatgccaTTACATAATAAGAAATTAGAACATTGGTACTTTTTGGTTGTTAATGTACATAACAAAATTTAGGAGTATTACAATTCAATATCTAATTTAGAAAGTAAAATGCAAAGAATTAGAAGATAGTAATGGCTTAACAGattctttttaattattttattttgataaataaatttaataaatcatatttccaatgttATAGTTCATTGAAGAATATGAGTGATATAGAATTATTGCATCCTCGAATTGCcccaatcatcaaatcatagggaTAGATTTACCAAAATATATCATGTTCGAAGCAAATTGTATCATAAGTTATCAattttaaagattctaaaatatcataaacattttattattgattaattatataattaataaccTTTGTATGTTATAAAAAGATTGTGCTGAGCATTTATTTTTTTGGATATTATGTTTACACATTCTCCAAGTTAAAGATGAAGGCATATCGTCTACAAATTGCAAGTGCAATTATAGATGATGAACAATTCTGTAGCTAATATGCTTTTTACTTTGTATGAAAGACTTTTGTGATCTCTAAAATTATACAAATCACCTTTTAAATGGTTATGACTGGTCCAAAATTATACatataaatcaattttttttggaGAATATGGTTCTCTGAAATTTTGTATCCTACTTTGTACTAAATTGTGATAACAGAATATTTTTTAAGACATCACATAGCATTTCTCTAATAGGTATCTCTATGTGTATGGCAAAATGTTGTTGAAAAACAAAGCATTTCTTTAATATATGAACCTAGCATCAATTCAAAaacaatgtattgcatatgaggaCTAGTAAAAATGAATTTAAATCTTATGAATAATTGGAATGGCACTAAGATAGACTTGTATAACATGTTTTCTATTTTAGAtaaatttttcaataattttttgaattattcacCATCAGAACAATGTGTCATATTctaatttttctttaatttttttatttctactgAAAAGCTATGGTACATgcaatattttttttgatatttgagctaTTAAATATATCAGATAACCATGACAAAAATTGATGCAATACACTATTTTTAAGGTcaattcaaaaataatatattgatattttttttgcattgatattttttttgaattactcACCATTTGCACATTATGTCAGTTTCTAATTTTCTCAAAGATTTTTCCATTTCCACTGACATATCAGGGACACATTCAAAATATTTTGACATTTAATCTTCGAAATACATTCACAAGCTATGATAAAAATTtgggattaaaaaaaatatattttctaatataTGATACATTGTTTTAGGTCAATTcaaaaataatttatcatatcccAAGACTAGTTCAAatcatctaaaatttttataaaagCTTTGGATTTGTCTTAGATGGACATAtgcatctttttttattttaaaatgtttttgatttttttttaaattattcagCATATACACATTTCTCcaagtatttttttatttccatCGAAATATCATGGAtgcatgcattttttttttaatatgagatTTTAAATTAGTCCAAAACATTTGGTAAAAATTTCGTCCCCAAAACttaatctcaattttttttttcaacatgtAAAACAGAGCATGTATTGTAAAATAGAGAATCTACTAAAACTTATACTTGCAATAGAATTTTCTTCAATTTTGGACAACCAAATAATTAGAAGATATTAAGACATATTACATTACAATTGTATAAGCCACTAGAATATCAATGCCCTCAGGCTCATGATATaggtaaaaatttatataatcaaTGATTATATCTAAATTATTGGcatcttaaatatttattatttttcttatcattATGTGTCAATTCAATTTTTACTTGTTTTTTCTACTGCCAGCATATAATATGCTTCTGGAAGGTAATAAGATATAATCAAATTCTCGTTGTATTTAATGCTATTTGCTTCTTGTAGGATATATTTTATCATTGAAGATTTTCTTGTAGATTTTAGGTCTATAATAATTTTCACAAAATGAATATGGATTAACATTCTTGTATCCAATAGTAGATATAGTATGAGAACATAGAATTTTCAAAATATCAAAATGCCAACATGAACAATTTCTTTTCTCCAAATCCACTATAACTATCTTAGAGGATGTCTACACTTGTAATTCAATAAGTATGAGAAATCCTTAGCCTTGGTAAGTTGATCCTCAATGATAATTGTCAATGttgatttttaattattaaatttttacAATCTTCTTTCtagttatttcaatcataaagataatagATAAGTCACGAATATTCTTAAGTAATGAATTTATAATTTTTGATATATTTGTTGTGAGTATTAAGTAACAAcggataaaattaaaaaaaaaaaaaaaagcataagcTCATTTCTCCTTAATTTTATATATCCAAGTGGACCATATTTTATAAGTAGAACTgatgatgcgggatgaaccggaagccggattACGATGCCCAATTGCACGCTAAcctagacaccacaaagggtgttgatcGATTAAGATAGTAGGACGATGGTCAtgaaagtcgaaatccgctaaggaatgTGTAACAACTcatctgccgaatcaactagccccgaactaTACAATAACCATAATATACTCATGAAAATATCTTTTCTACAGTTGAAAGAATACCATGATTGGGCATCAGCTTAGTTTCTTGATCTTCACAGAATTTGGGGTAGTTCTGCTTTATCTTTTGAGATCCGTTGATTGGATCTCGTGCTCCAATGCCTTTGCTACTTGAAAGTTGTCTTCTTCGGAATAGTTAGTCCTTTATTCGATTAGGCACAACCAATTTCAAATGTTGGAACTCGTTGAAGTTTACCATTAGCTTGTAGGAACAAAGTCCAAGCAAGGTTTTGATTGGCCACAGTTACAAACCTTGGGTGCGTTATCTGCGGGTTAATGCTGGATGGCGGCTTCTTCGGCACTTGGATTTGCTTTACTAAGTTACAAACCCAAAAGATGGTTCCACATCTTAATAAAATTTCATGGTAGTATTTTGTGGCTTTATCTCAGTAGAATTTTAATGGAGTCTCTGATGAGATACGTCGTGGAAATTTGAAGgaggctttaaaactacaaaatgTCCGCAAAAGATATGACGTCAGAAAACACGTCATAAGGATTTAAAACTATGATTAACTTTAGGCAGAAAAAGTCTTTTAACTCAAATGTCCTCTTCCATGCAGTATCATCTTTTCTTGCACAAGTCACAAGTGCAATGGCCCCGTGGTGAAGGTTTAACTGCTGCAGAGTTATGTTTGCTTGATGTTCCTTCCTGGTCTGTATCACAAACCCTAAACATCTGCGTCTGCTCAAAATCCACAAACTTACTGAATTTAACATGAGAACATGAGATGACAAAAAGCACTGAGTCGCAATATATTGTTTGTGATCGAACAGGAAGTGCATAAACCAATAACACGAGCTTAAATTACCAATCTCATCTAAAATAACATGTTTAACAACTAAATTCCAGGGAAAAATCTGATTATAAAGGTACAAAATTACGTTCTTGCAGCAGCTTCAATGAGGTAATTCTGTTGCAAGGACGTATGATCTTCATCATAAGACCACTGCTGTTTTGGCTGCAACCAGCTTCATCTAGACTGTCTTTGTCTTGGGAGCCGCCTTCCTCTTGGACTGCCGCTTTGGAATTGAGTTCTTCATGCCTAGGAAGAAGAGCAGTGCACCGAAAAGAGCCAAATTCTGCAGCGTAAATGTAATTTCAATCCATGAGTGGTTTGCTCCATCTGATAAAGTTGATGGAAAATGTGTGAGAACCAAACCAACCTGTGTGAACTTGAAAAATAGTTCCACAAATTCGGGCTTTTGGATATCGTAGTTGTAGAAGTCGAACACGATGGGCGTCACCACTGCCAAATGAAGAAGCTTCACAAAAGAAAGATATAGCTTTCAGCATCATCATCTTAACAGAAGTCACTGGTTTAAATTATGCAGTATTGTTGCTACGTCGGTAAACAAATTACTACTGAGTAAGTTTATGTATAACTTTGTCCAGTAAAATCATGGTACTTAAGAATTACAGACCAGAAGATATGCTCCAAAGGAACTGCTGAAGATAAATAGAAGGCCTCCGAGCCCTTTAAGAACTATGGTAGCTGCAATCACATGTTTCATCTGAAAGTAATAGCAAAAAAGTATAATTTTCTTGAATATTGATTAAATTTGGAACAGCTGTTATAAACTGAAATAGAGCAAGGAAAAAGAGTGTCCTTACTTCAACTTCAGGGACTTTTACCCCCAGATGCAAGGTAACATGATTCACAAAAGTGTCATATTTTGGTGCAACAACTTTTGCTGCTGGCCCACCATCAACTCCAAATTCGATAATCCTGAAAACAGAACTTAAATATCAGCACAAACCATCACTCAGCTCCCTGGTAACTCATTGGCAAAGTCACCTAGGAAGATTCAGGGTTGTAAGTCTATTTTTGCATATATTCTGCATCGGGACCAATCAGCTAAACATGAATCATCCCACTGCTTCACCAATTTCACCAAACTAGAAAGAATTAGCCACTTAAACTCAGGCATTAGAGTTTACAACATTAAGTATATAATTCCAATTTAGAATAGGGACGTGGAAGCAATTTAATAGCTTCATGACCACTGAAACCAAAAGGTTACAACAATTTCATTCATAAAAATCTGCCTACGGTAAGACAATTTTGCACCCCAAAGTTCACTAAGGTATCACATGTATATAGAATGTAATTTATATTCAAAACACCTTAACTAGATTTCCATGTCAATATATAATACATGACCACAAACTTATGATAATCAAAACAAAGATACATCCCTATCTTAAAACTCACATCCTTTGAGAGGAACTGACATCAATCTTCAGAAAGgcttcttaatttctatgatCTCACAAGCTTACAGCTTTATGACACTATTTTGAGCATCAAGAAAACAACATCACTATTTGAGGATGCatgtatattaaaaattaatatttttgaggATGCATGTATATTTGAGGATGCATGTATATTAAAACATCACTATTTGAGGATGCATGTATATTAAAAAAACATCCTTAGAGCTTCTGAGGATGCATgtgtattaaaaattaatatttgattGTTCGATATCTTAATATCAGAACATACGATTTGACAAGCCCGGAACTATTTCTCAAACAATATGTCAACAATATGTCCAGCAggacaaatcaaataaattaaaccAGAAATTCATTTCTGTCTTCCTCAAATCAATTCCAATAGTTGATTGAAGGATGATTATGAGGAAGAGATGATCATTATGTCGACCAACTTTTGAGCTTAGCAGACTTTATTGGTTGTGTTTGCCTTCGATGTGTGCttaatcattatcattttcaacaaACAGTTGTAAAAGAATCAACAATTGAGTTAGATGCGGATAACAGTAACTATAAAAACTTGAAATTTTAAACTATGAGACAACATGAAAGTCAAATATGAGCAAATATAGCTGTTTAATAGAAAGATGGTACTTTcaaggaagaaagaaaatatagataAGGTCGGAGGGCAAGACAAAAGAATTATGGGAAGGGATGGATGCTATATAACCCCACTTGCTTTTCTGGCATGTGTGATACACATGACAAAATTTAAGTTTTATTCAAACTGTAATATCAATGGATGTTCCTTATTCATTTCATGAagacaaacaaaaaaatcaatttaCTGGACCATTCAGGCCTAACTTCATCCAAGTTGGTCAGAAATTAGTATTTCTTTGTTTAGTTGCTTAGAATCAGAACAGTTCATGACGGTAATCAACAGGAAAATCCTACACCAATTCACAACAAACGTACATATACATAACATACTTCTGACACTTACAAAGATGCCTAACATTATGTTCAGACATTGGATCAGCTACAATTGCAATAATTGATTTATCCAAAACACATATGTATCCTTCAAATGCATCAAAAAAATCAGATTTGTTGGATGTTTCCCAGTAAGATGTTTGGCATCCACCAGGCACACAGCAGATATTGCAAGTAGCTCTGTAAGGAGGTACAGATCTCAAAAGTTTGTGATCCATctgtcatcatgcaatttgtaatggCCCAAAGGAGAAGGGTGACAATGGTTCACATAACCATCTGCCCCCATTTCACCATGAGCAAAATAATTGACACTAGGTACAGTCAGATTCACTGAAAGACCACACTCATATATGCCAAACAGGACCAGAAAAGCCACGATAATGGATCTAGTCAAATTATGCTAATCATATCAACCTCAATGCACAAAATTCCTTATTGACCAGCAAAGTATCACATGATAAGTATCAAAATTTTGTCATGTACATCATGGAACAGGGTTTTCAGCAAAATAACAAGCGGATGCAATACTTCGACTAGCACCACAATTCTATCCCAAAAATGGGAACAACTTGATTTCAAGAACAATAACAGCAAGATCCAACAACACCCATAAGCTTCTAGAATAAAAGCTGGACAACGAAAGATAACCAACACGAGATATTCTCGGGAAAAAAAACCATTTTTACAGAAGAAAACACCTATTCAAAGCATAATCTATAAAACTGAGGCTGGGGCCAAACCCTAGCTCGGTGAAGACGACCACGAGCAAGAAAAATGGGCAGATCTGAAGCGAAAGAGGGTAGAGAACAAGAATGAAGCTTACTCCTGGTAAGCGGAAAGAAGGAACACGGAGGCGAAGAGGACCCTTCCGGCGAACGAGACAAACCCCATCGCACTCTCCTCCCCAACTCCACCAACGAAAGCCTCTACAGGAGAGAAGACGAGATCTGCCGCTCGCTCTCTCTATTTAAAGCTGAGGACAAGCCTGCCACTGGTAGTCTCCATATTCACGGAAGTGCCACTGCATGGCCCCGGCCTCCAACGGTCGGGATTGGCTTTTTGATTAAAGTATGCTTCAGACACTGAGGCCAGCTGTCAAGATTCGCGATCCGGTGGGCCGCACATGGTCTCTGACGGCGATTTAACTGGGGAGACAGGCGAATGGATCCGGGCCGTACGATGACGGATCCGATCCGTTAACTCTGACGACGATTTGACTCCACAGACATCAGATGGATCCGGGGCGTTAAATCTGACAACCGGAGCATTAGATGGGTCGGGTTTGTACGACCCCTGATCTGATCCGTTAAAATACGATTCCGATGGGTGACTTGACGGCGATTTGACTCCCCATCCCCGAAGACAAACGAATGGATCAGGGCCGTACGATGTCGGATCCAATCCGTTAAATCCGACTCACGGTCTCTGACGGCAGTCTCACGCGGGACAGACAAATGGATCCGGACCGTACGACGCCGAATCCGATCCCTGGCGCACTTCTGACGGCCGTGTGATGCCGGATCTGATCCGTTAAGTCCGGTCGCAGACGGGCTAGTCAATGGTGCTTCACGGCGATTCGACTACAGACAAATGGATACGGGTCGTATATATCGGATCGGATCCGATTAAATACAGAGGAAAGAACAGGGCAAGTTATTGGTGacaaagaaaacattttcttgcAGATCTGTTCTAGGAGTTCCGTGGCCAGAAGACTTGGACTCCATTGCTGATTTCTTTCTTGACTTCATCACTGTGATAAAAAAAGAAGGATCTTTCATGGTGATCTCTAATTTCCTTGCAGTTTCCCAATGGCATTTCTGCAGAAGATCAGAACATTGGCTTTCTGAACTCTGAAGAACTGGAAGCAAGCTTTCTCAGTTGGATGAAGATAGTTAACTGAACCAGACTTCTGACAAGGATTTATAGAAAGAATCAAATAAAGGTGAGGATAGATCAAATTAGACACAAGTAATTGGACGTCAACACATACCATGAGAGCTGCAATATCAGTTATTAATGACCCGAGTCATTCTGACAGAGACTCGAGCAATCCTGTTGAGTCCTCCATAGACATAATGTGCAAAACAGGAAACTGAACCATTCTGAAGTCAGCATCTTCAGCATAATGTGATTAGCTGTGCGTCTATTTCATTCGGTATTTGTTGGCTCGTATGGTTGGGAAAgaagcaatttgatgtctgaAAGATATCGGTAATTATATTTTAGTTGAGTGGCACCCGGGAATTGTTTTATGTTAGGTAAGCCATCGTTTCTCATTCAAGACTCGAAGGATCAATCAATTGATGCAACCATCCTCTCATTGAATGTTGCTACCTGTCAATATGACGATGTTCGTGAAATTGCATTTAGATATTACTAGCCTTCTTCATGCTGGCCTTTAAAGGTCCCGCTGTCCACCTAAAAGCTTCTCTCGTCTCtcaaagagaggagaggaaaaaGAACTATGTTGCAGAAATTTATTGACATTATGCTGTTAAGTTTCAGAATTGGTAAGACAACATTTGGGGTATTCAAACATTTGGTGAGGATGAATGTAAGTGGTCTAATGTATAATTATCTAAGATTAGCTTCAAGTGTTATTCAGCATTTAGGCAATCCAATCCAACGAGCTTTGAAAATATTATTGATTCTTATTATAAAACAAATATTGAAGCTTCTTTGTTGGCTATCAGACATTATCAGCATTATTCTAAGCTTTTATGGGCAACAGTTTGAGCATGTTCATACCATAAGGCAAAAAAGAGAGATTTTTTTGGATCTAATGTGGCAATAATGCCACAAAGAACTCGCAAAAGATTGGACTATTAATTCCATAATCTACATTCTAAGTTGAAGTCCAATCTCTACACACCCTTATGTACTGACATGGAGTTCTACTAGAAGACCTCCAATAACAAAGAAGCAAGGTTTCTCTTTGATCTCAGCTCAATTTGGAGGGGAAGGACAGCGCTGGGCGAGCTCGGGCCGAACGAGAAGAAGGACCTCTGGTATCTGCCAGAGCTGCTGCTTATCTCTCCGTTGACGTCTTGGAGATGCGAGTTCTGCTGCAAGATCTTCTGAAGTTCCATGTCGAGCTGCCTGTCACCTGAAGAGCCCATGGAGAAGGACCTCCTCATGCGCTGGACGCAGAACTGCTCGTCTTTCTCCCTCAGGTCAATGCACTCATCCCCCATGCTGCTAATGTATTGGAGCTTCCTCCCCTTCTTGTGTCCCAATCTCTGCTCTGTTTTCCATGGAGAAGTCGTGTTAGTGGTGGTGAGTGATCCGACAAGATCACTTCCGAAGTCTCTTACTTCTACCACTGCATCATTTCTCCGGTATGGATCAGAACTTGGAACTAAAGCCATTAGATGATCAGTTGGAATCGGAGCTGTGATGCTCGACCTGCAGAGTGGGCAGTTGGCGTTGGCTTGAAGCCAAGTATCGATGCAGTCTATATGGAAGACATGGAAGCAATCAGGCAGCAGCTTAATCCTCTCTTCTTCATGGAATCCATTCAGGCAGACAGCACACTCAGCAACACTGTCAGCTTCTTCCCGATACCGAAAGGTTGGGATTGCCTGAATTGTCGATTCATCGAGGCCGAGTCCTTTGGCTGTGTTGGAGAAGGCCATGAATGGGCCAGCCCGCCGGCGGCGTCGTCGGGACCTGGAGAGCCGGCTGACGACGTCGGAGCGGTGCCAGTTCAAGCAGCACTTTATGACGAAGACGTAGTAGCTGAGGAGGAGGACGGAAGTGGTGACGATTCCGACAATGGAGATGGCCAGGATGGGGAAGCTGGTGAGTGAAGAAGGAGACGGTGGTAGAGGCCGTGACTTCAGGGAAGGGTGGAAGCTCTGAGGGTCCATCGAGGATGCAAAGGAGCTGTCTCCGATGAGCTCATGCACACAAGGATCAGAAAGGAAATCCGAGAGATCAGTTGAATCGAGTTGAATCCAATGCAGAGAAGCCTTGTGAGTGCGTGTGTCAGGGATCACAGTGAGACAAGAAATACAAGTGGAGTTACAGGAGACAGGAAATACAACTGGTTCATGGTGGACTCATAAATGCAACTGTGTCTGGGTCACTGTAGATCATGGTGAGACAAGAAACACAAGTGGAGGTAGAGGAGGTGGAGGCACTGGGAGACTTGAATTGAAGTGGGTAATGGAAGTGGAGGTTGAGAGCCTACATCTCTTCCAAGATGACTGTAACTGTGTCTGGGTCACTGTAGGTTTAGCAATGGGGATAAGCGGGGAATGTGGTGGAAAGTGTTGCAGAGATGATGCTGTCTTTCGCTTTGGGTTGGGTCCATGCAATAGGTGGTCGACTGATGTTGATGTGCAGGACTGTTCATCCAAAGACCACAGGAAGGAGACAACTCTCGAGTCTCATCAATGAACAAGGTAGAACTGCTGAGACAAATTTCTTTTGGCTGTGAAACAAGGTAGACTGTGGCGGTATAATAATATTCCTAAGCAGCCCATTGGAAACAGCTTGTGACTGAGTCCAACCCTGCAGCTTGTAAGTAATCCCTGTACATGAATAGATAGATGATGCATTGGATCAGTCATTGAGACGAAGTATAGA of the Musa acuminata AAA Group cultivar baxijiao chromosome BXJ3-2, Cavendish_Baxijiao_AAA, whole genome shotgun sequence genome contains:
- the LOC135631277 gene encoding uncharacterized protein LOC135631277, with amino-acid sequence MGFVSFAGRVLFASVFLLSAYQEIIEFGVDGGPAAKVVAPKYDTFVNHVTLHLGVKVPEVEMKHVIAATIVLKGLGGLLFIFSSSFGAYLLLLHLAVVTPIVFDFYNYDIQKPEFVELFFKFTQNLALFGALLFFLGMKNSIPKRQSKRKAAPKTKTV
- the LOC135631072 gene encoding RING-H2 finger protein ATL16-like — encoded protein: MDPQSFHPSLKSRPLPPSPSSLTSFPILAISIVGIVTTSVLLLSYYVFVIKCCLNWHRSDVVSRLSRSRRRRRRAGPFMAFSNTAKGLGLDESTIQAIPTFRYREEADSVAECAVCLNGFHEEERIKLLPDCFHVFHIDCIDTWLQANANCPLCRSSITAPIPTDHLMALVPSSDPYRRNDAVVEVRDFGSDLVGSLTTTNTTSPWKTEQRLGHKKGRKLQYISSMGDECIDLREKDEQFCVQRMRRSFSMGSSGDRQLDMELQKILQQNSHLQDVNGEISSSSGRYQRSFFSFGPSSPSAVLPLQIELRSKRNLASLLLEVF